One genomic window of Sphingomonas ginsengisoli An et al. 2013 includes the following:
- a CDS encoding coniferyl aldehyde dehydrogenase: MADADPRLPATDSAEMRRLFDLQHAASRRDPPADLALRRDRLSRLGDIVRYNGDRFADAISSDFGTRARIETELMELVPTLGAIRYARKNLPKWMKPEKRHVGLNFQPGKAWVRHEPLGVIGIISPWNYPLQLAFSPAIDAMAAGNRVLLKPSELTPAFAALLEELVAASFDPAEVAVVTGGVEVGKAFASLPFDHLLFTGSTAIGRQVYRAAADNLVPVTLELGGKSPAIVCDDYPLAKAARSIAFGKFLNAGQTCIAPDYVLVPQGKAEAMAAALLAEVKRGYPQVADNPDYSGVISERHRQRLLDAIATAEEKGATVLQHGADTAAAAGKVPPTIVLDAPPETILASEEIFGPVLPVVGYRSLGEAIAFVNARDRPLALYCFTKDGAREDEVLDRTLSGGVTVNGTLLHIAQESLPFGGVGASGIGAYHGKEGFRRFSHARGVYKSGAWNAFEKLGPPWGSFARKVAKAMLKRG; encoded by the coding sequence ATGGCCGACGCCGACCCTCGCCTCCCCGCCACCGACAGCGCCGAGATGCGGCGCCTGTTCGACCTCCAGCACGCCGCCTCGCGCCGCGACCCGCCCGCCGACCTCGCGCTCCGCCGCGACCGGCTGAGCCGGCTCGGCGACATCGTTCGTTACAACGGCGACCGCTTCGCCGACGCCATCTCGAGCGACTTCGGCACCCGCGCGCGGATCGAGACCGAGCTGATGGAGCTGGTGCCGACGCTCGGCGCCATCCGCTACGCGCGCAAGAATCTGCCCAAGTGGATGAAGCCCGAAAAGCGCCACGTCGGCCTCAACTTCCAGCCGGGCAAGGCGTGGGTCCGGCACGAGCCGCTCGGCGTGATCGGCATCATCTCGCCCTGGAACTACCCCCTCCAGCTCGCCTTCTCGCCGGCGATCGACGCCATGGCCGCGGGCAATCGCGTGCTGTTGAAGCCGAGCGAGCTGACCCCGGCCTTCGCCGCCTTGCTCGAGGAGCTGGTCGCCGCCTCGTTCGACCCGGCCGAGGTGGCCGTGGTCACCGGCGGGGTCGAGGTCGGCAAAGCCTTCGCGTCGCTGCCGTTCGACCATCTCTTGTTCACCGGCTCGACCGCGATCGGCCGCCAGGTCTACCGCGCCGCGGCCGACAACCTCGTCCCCGTCACGCTCGAATTGGGCGGCAAGTCGCCCGCCATCGTCTGCGACGATTATCCGCTGGCCAAGGCCGCGCGCTCGATCGCCTTCGGCAAGTTCCTCAACGCCGGCCAGACCTGCATCGCCCCCGACTATGTGCTGGTCCCGCAGGGCAAGGCGGAGGCAATGGCCGCCGCACTGCTCGCCGAGGTAAAGCGCGGCTATCCGCAAGTCGCCGACAATCCCGATTATTCGGGCGTCATCAGCGAGCGCCACCGCCAGCGGCTGCTCGACGCCATCGCCACCGCCGAGGAGAAGGGCGCGACCGTGCTCCAGCATGGCGCGGACACTGCGGCCGCCGCCGGCAAGGTGCCGCCGACCATCGTCCTCGATGCGCCGCCCGAGACCATCCTCGCTTCCGAGGAAATCTTCGGGCCGGTCCTCCCGGTCGTCGGCTACCGCTCGCTCGGCGAGGCGATCGCATTCGTCAACGCGCGCGACCGCCCGCTCGCGCTCTACTGCTTCACCAAGGACGGCGCGCGCGAGGATGAGGTGCTCGACCGCACCTTGTCGGGCGGGGTGACGGTCAACGGCACCCTCCTCCACATCGCGCAGGAGAGCCTGCCGTTCGGCGGGGTCGGCGCAAGCGGCATCGGCGCCTACCACGGCAAGGAAGGCTTCCGGCGCTTCAGCCACGCGCGCGGCGTCTACAAGAGCGGCGCCTGGAACGCGTTCGAAAAGCTCGGCCCGCCGTGGGGCAGCTTCGCCCGCAAGGTTGCCAAGGCCATGCTCAAGCGCGGCTGA
- a CDS encoding GMC family oxidoreductase, whose protein sequence is MAEAERTADYVIVGAGSAGCVLAARLSEDPAVSVVLLEAGGDDRPLKEPSQLISNMWIHVPLGYSQTLKDPKVNWLYVTEPDPGTHGRQHVWPRGKVLGGSSSINAMLYVRGQRSDYDHWRQLGCEGWGWDEVFPYFRKAQHQERGPCDDHAVGGPLNVSDPRDGHAVSEAAIAACVALGLPERDLNGPEQEGVGWFQLNIKDGKRCSAAVAYLHPAMGRANLTVETRALASLVRFEGKRATGVEFTQRGVRRVVHARREVILAGGAINSPQLLELSGVGQAERLRGLGIEVVHELAGVGENLQDHYVVGETYRLKAGTISVNELARGPRLLREVVRYFREKRGLLTLSAAHVGVFCKSRPDLAGPDIQFHILPATMDAEKLANEQKMELEGEPGLTIAPCQLRPESRGSVHLRSGDPAEHPAIAPNYLSNPLDEEVVVAALKWGRRIAATAPLAGYIDHETNPGAAVASDAALLDYARERGTTIYHPVGTCAMGRHAGAVVDPELRVHGLDGLRVVDASIMPRLVSGNTNAPTIMIAEKAADMIKASAKARVAA, encoded by the coding sequence ATGGCCGAGGCGGAGCGGACAGCGGACTATGTGATCGTCGGCGCGGGCTCGGCCGGCTGCGTGCTCGCCGCGCGGCTGAGCGAGGACCCGGCGGTGAGCGTGGTGCTGCTCGAGGCGGGCGGCGACGACCGGCCTTTGAAGGAGCCGTCGCAGTTAATCAGCAATATGTGGATCCACGTCCCGCTCGGTTACTCGCAGACGCTGAAGGACCCCAAGGTCAACTGGCTCTACGTGACCGAGCCCGACCCCGGCACCCACGGCCGCCAGCACGTCTGGCCGCGCGGCAAGGTGCTCGGCGGATCGTCGTCGATCAACGCGATGCTTTACGTCCGCGGGCAGCGGTCGGACTATGACCATTGGCGCCAATTGGGTTGCGAGGGGTGGGGGTGGGACGAGGTCTTCCCTTACTTCCGCAAGGCGCAGCATCAGGAGCGCGGGCCGTGCGACGACCATGCGGTCGGCGGGCCCTTGAACGTCTCCGACCCGCGCGACGGCCATGCGGTGAGCGAGGCGGCGATTGCGGCGTGCGTCGCGCTGGGGCTGCCCGAGCGGGACCTGAACGGGCCCGAGCAGGAAGGGGTCGGCTGGTTCCAGCTCAACATCAAGGACGGCAAGCGCTGCTCGGCGGCGGTCGCTTACCTCCACCCGGCAATGGGTCGCGCCAACCTGACCGTCGAGACCCGCGCGCTGGCCAGCCTGGTGCGGTTCGAGGGCAAGCGCGCGACCGGGGTCGAGTTCACCCAGCGCGGGGTGCGGCGGGTGGTCCATGCGCGGCGCGAGGTGATCCTCGCGGGCGGGGCGATCAACTCGCCGCAACTGCTCGAATTGTCAGGGGTCGGGCAGGCTGAGCGGCTGCGCGGGCTCGGCATCGAGGTGGTGCACGAGCTGGCGGGCGTCGGCGAGAATTTGCAGGACCATTATGTGGTCGGCGAGACTTACCGGCTGAAGGCGGGGACCATCTCGGTCAACGAGCTGGCGAGGGGGCCGCGGCTGCTCAGGGAGGTGGTTCGCTATTTCCGCGAGAAGCGCGGGCTGCTGACGCTGTCGGCGGCGCATGTCGGGGTGTTCTGCAAGTCGCGCCCCGACCTCGCCGGCCCCGACATCCAGTTTCATATCCTGCCGGCGACGATGGACGCCGAGAAGCTCGCCAACGAGCAGAAGATGGAGCTGGAGGGCGAACCTGGGCTGACCATCGCGCCGTGCCAGCTGCGTCCGGAATCGCGCGGTTCGGTCCATCTTCGCAGCGGCGACCCGGCCGAGCATCCGGCGATCGCGCCCAATTATCTGTCGAACCCGCTCGACGAGGAAGTGGTGGTGGCCGCCTTGAAATGGGGCCGGCGGATCGCCGCCACCGCGCCGCTGGCCGGCTATATCGACCATGAGACCAACCCCGGCGCGGCGGTGGCGAGCGATGCGGCGCTGCTCGACTATGCGCGCGAGCGGGGGACGACGATCTACCACCCGGTCGGGACCTGCGCGATGGGCCGTCACGCGGGCGCGGTGGTCGATCCTGAACTGCGCGTCCACGGGCTCGATGGGCTTCGCGTGGTCGACGCCTCGATCATGCCGCGCCTCGTCAGCGGCAACACCAATGCGCCGACGATCATGATCGCGGAGAAAGCGGCGGACATGATCAAGGCCAGCGCAAAGGCGCGGGTAGCGGCGTAG
- a CDS encoding alpha/beta fold hydrolase yields MKKWVIGGVAAAAGLLGAGVYSARAARRHEEMVPMDGRIVSAGPYKLHVTEQGEGRPLLLIHGLGAQLRSFGQAMVDELAKDHRVIRIDRPGSGYSPPLPSGSQRLSDQADAIAALIDELGLEKPILVGHSLGGALSLTVAHRHPDKVGGLALIAPATQPVRDVPEIFKGLMLPLSVVPLVARTIAVPLAVATRDKTLVEVFKPEPVPADYLTSGGGALAMRPGNVAAACGDLQLAQADAEEIIAHYADLNLPVAILYGRGDNLLDYREHGEKTANEIPGARLTLREGGHMLPYTVPVETAQWVRSAIQ; encoded by the coding sequence ATGAAGAAGTGGGTGATCGGCGGCGTCGCCGCGGCGGCAGGGCTGCTCGGCGCGGGAGTCTACAGCGCGCGCGCGGCGCGGCGGCACGAGGAAATGGTGCCGATGGACGGGCGGATCGTCAGCGCCGGGCCTTACAAGCTGCACGTCACCGAGCAGGGCGAGGGGCGACCGCTGCTTCTGATCCACGGGCTTGGCGCGCAGCTGCGCAGCTTCGGCCAGGCGATGGTCGACGAGCTCGCCAAGGACCATCGGGTGATCCGCATCGACCGCCCGGGCTCGGGCTATTCGCCGCCGCTGCCGAGCGGTTCGCAGCGGCTGTCCGACCAGGCCGACGCGATCGCCGCGCTGATCGACGAACTGGGGCTCGAGAAGCCGATCCTGGTCGGCCATTCGCTTGGCGGCGCGCTCAGCCTGACGGTCGCGCACCGCCATCCCGACAAGGTCGGCGGGCTCGCGCTGATCGCCCCGGCGACCCAGCCGGTGCGCGACGTGCCCGAGATCTTCAAGGGCCTGATGCTGCCGCTGTCGGTGGTGCCGCTGGTGGCGCGGACAATCGCGGTGCCGCTGGCGGTGGCGACCCGCGACAAGACGCTCGTCGAGGTGTTCAAGCCCGAGCCGGTTCCAGCGGATTATCTGACGAGCGGCGGCGGCGCGCTGGCGATGCGGCCGGGCAATGTCGCGGCGGCGTGCGGCGACCTCCAGCTCGCCCAGGCCGACGCTGAGGAAATCATCGCGCATTATGCGGACCTCAACCTGCCGGTCGCCATCCTCTACGGGCGCGGCGACAATCTGCTCGACTATCGCGAGCATGGCGAGAAGACCGCCAACGAGATTCCGGGCGCGCGGCTGACGCTGCGAGAGGGCGGGCACATGCTGCCCTACACGGTGCCGGTCGAGACCGCGCAGTGGGTGCGCAGCGCGATCCAGTAG
- a CDS encoding SDR family NAD(P)-dependent oxidoreductase, with protein MKLAGRVAVVTGAGSGIGRGIALACSRRGCHLAIADVNEDGLRETAAMIRDVTVTTHKLDVTDRAACLALPAQVIAAHGRVDLLVNNAGVAIGGTFEQVDEADFDWLMEVNFHAVVRLTRAFLPELKARDAARIVNVSSLFGLIAPPGQTAYSAAKFAVRGFSESLRNELKLANSPVGVTVVHPGGIKTNIARNARGPRHVSNEEAAEIDARRTEFSEKFLKMSPVKAGEIIVAAVEGEKPRVLVGNDAKFAALIERVAPVGYWKFLGRGMS; from the coding sequence GTGAAGCTCGCCGGACGGGTCGCCGTCGTCACCGGCGCGGGCAGCGGGATCGGGCGCGGGATCGCGCTCGCCTGCAGCCGGCGCGGCTGCCACCTCGCCATCGCCGACGTCAACGAGGACGGGTTGCGCGAGACCGCGGCGATGATCCGCGACGTCACCGTCACCACCCACAAGCTCGACGTCACGGATCGCGCGGCGTGCCTCGCGCTGCCCGCGCAGGTGATCGCCGCGCACGGCCGCGTCGACCTCCTGGTCAACAACGCCGGGGTGGCGATCGGAGGCACGTTCGAGCAGGTCGACGAGGCCGATTTCGACTGGCTGATGGAGGTCAATTTCCATGCGGTGGTGCGGCTGACCCGCGCCTTCCTGCCGGAACTCAAGGCGCGCGACGCGGCGCGGATCGTCAACGTGTCGAGCCTGTTCGGGCTGATCGCGCCGCCGGGGCAGACGGCTTATTCGGCCGCCAAGTTCGCGGTGCGCGGCTTTTCCGAGAGCCTGCGCAACGAGCTCAAGCTGGCGAACTCACCGGTCGGGGTGACGGTGGTGCATCCGGGCGGGATCAAGACCAACATTGCCCGCAATGCGCGGGGGCCGCGACACGTGAGCAATGAGGAAGCGGCCGAGATCGACGCCCGCCGCACCGAATTTTCCGAGAAATTCCTCAAGATGTCGCCAGTGAAGGCGGGCGAGATCATCGTCGCCGCGGTCGAGGGCGAGAAGCCGCGGGTGCTGGTCGGCAACGACGCCAAGTTCGCGGCGCTGATCGAGCGGGTCGCGCCGGTCGGCTATTGGAAATTCCTGGGACGGGGCATGTCATGA
- a CDS encoding flavin-containing monooxygenase codes for MSEREVSDVDVLVVGAGISGIGAAWHLQTYCPERSYAILESRPAIGGTWDLFKYPGIRSDSDMYTLGYSFEPWTEAKAIADGPSILNYVNMVADKYGIRRHIRFHHHVVSADFDSATARWTVEARRSDTGETVTIRCQWLHMGTGYYDYREAYLPDFAGVGEFAGRFFHAQFWPADLDFAGKRVVVIGSGATAVTIVPEMAKAGAAHVTMLQRSPTYMASRPSVDKTANRLRGLLGPKASYGVVRWRNVLMQQFFFQLARRRPAMMKKLMKKGVQRELPADYAVETHFSPSYNPWDQRVCLVPDADLFAGIRDGKIEVVTDHIERFTASGILLKSGRELAADIVVAATGLKLQLLSDIAVSVDGVRQQLNEHMTYKGMMFGDVPNLSYSFGYTNASWTLKADLTSVYLTRLLNHLKATGKQIATPRQEADVAEVPFLDFTSGYVQRALAILPKQGDRAPWKLYQNYLRDRRALRRGKLEDGVMLFTRARGSAASSPRHEKEAA; via the coding sequence ATGAGCGAGCGCGAAGTCAGCGACGTCGATGTGCTGGTGGTCGGCGCCGGCATCTCCGGGATCGGGGCCGCTTGGCACCTCCAGACCTATTGTCCCGAGCGCAGCTACGCGATCCTCGAAAGCCGCCCGGCGATCGGCGGGACGTGGGACCTGTTCAAATATCCCGGCATCCGTTCGGACAGCGACATGTATACGCTCGGCTACAGCTTCGAGCCGTGGACCGAGGCCAAGGCGATCGCCGACGGGCCGAGCATCCTGAATTACGTCAACATGGTCGCGGACAAATATGGCATCCGCCGGCACATCCGCTTCCACCACCATGTCGTCAGCGCCGACTTCGACAGCGCCACCGCGCGGTGGACGGTCGAGGCCAGGCGCAGCGACACCGGCGAGACGGTGACGATCCGCTGCCAGTGGCTGCACATGGGCACCGGCTATTATGATTACCGCGAGGCTTATCTGCCGGATTTCGCCGGCGTCGGGGAGTTCGCCGGCCGTTTCTTCCACGCGCAATTCTGGCCCGCCGACCTCGACTTCGCCGGCAAGCGCGTGGTGGTGATCGGCAGCGGCGCGACCGCGGTGACGATCGTGCCCGAGATGGCCAAGGCGGGGGCTGCGCACGTCACCATGCTCCAGCGCTCGCCGACCTACATGGCGAGCCGGCCGTCGGTCGACAAAACCGCCAACCGGCTGCGCGGGCTGCTCGGGCCCAAGGCGAGCTACGGCGTGGTGCGCTGGCGCAACGTGCTGATGCAGCAATTCTTCTTCCAGCTCGCGCGGCGGCGGCCGGCGATGATGAAGAAGCTGATGAAGAAGGGCGTCCAGCGCGAGCTGCCCGCCGATTATGCGGTCGAGACGCATTTCAGCCCGAGCTACAATCCGTGGGACCAGCGCGTCTGCCTGGTGCCCGACGCCGACCTGTTCGCCGGCATCCGCGATGGCAAGATCGAGGTGGTCACCGACCATATCGAGCGGTTCACGGCGAGCGGCATATTGCTCAAGTCGGGGCGCGAGCTCGCCGCCGACATCGTGGTCGCGGCGACCGGGCTCAAGCTGCAATTGCTGAGCGATATCGCCGTCTCGGTCGACGGGGTCCGCCAGCAGTTGAACGAGCACATGACCTACAAGGGCATGATGTTCGGCGATGTGCCCAATTTGAGCTACAGCTTCGGCTATACCAACGCCTCGTGGACGCTGAAGGCGGATTTGACGTCGGTCTATCTGACGCGGCTGCTCAACCATCTTAAGGCGACGGGCAAGCAGATCGCGACCCCGCGGCAGGAGGCCGACGTCGCCGAGGTGCCGTTCCTCGATTTCACCAGCGGCTACGTCCAGCGCGCGCTGGCGATCCTGCCCAAGCAGGGCGACCGCGCGCCGTGGAAACTCTACCAGAATTATTTGCGCGACCGCCGCGCGCTGCGGCGTGGAAAACTGGAGGACGGGGTGATGTTGTTCACGCGCGCGCGGGGCTCCGCCGCATCGTCGCCGCGCCACGAAAAGGAAGCCGCGTGA
- a CDS encoding TonB-dependent receptor — translation MTRAQYLLAGASLAAFAFVAPAAAQTVPEPQAGPPAGTVTTGAGDSAPQGKSGDATSGTSQSATPGRPSTTDTGGDIIVTAQRRSEALQQVPISVSAFTGQALERQQISNASDLQLSLPNVTFTKTNFTSSSFTIRGIGDLCTGFSCDAATGIHVNDMPLVSTRLFETEYFDLERVEVLRGPQGTLFGRNATSGVVNFITARPNLSRAAASASVEVGNYQSVKLNAMVNLPLTDTLGVRVAGYLLGRDGYTKNLFDNSRIDGRDLWALRGSIRWKPSAGTTLDVIGYAFNEDDDRSRIQKQLCHRDPTGVLGCLPDRLANEVVNGNSTLSATLSSRQFINAAAGFNPLIASFGLGLTNLNSGVDPFFGGITNPSDLRTVNADFNPTYRAKEYFVMGRLEQNLGDQFSATLTGGWAKNSVDSRTDYNLLAGNSLAGNSGLVNLYGLSLAPGAAFPGGVNPFTNAVRALIPNGPLGNICTSETNLNYTGIYGGFTNRCTPGSTDYDRSQSYYRQYSLEGHIDSNFKGPFNFLLGGIYLDGRFTNSNYYVASAGLDYASGVLGAIQALGQRAAGATFPNSFLAPPFFNSEVSDFRLKSYGLFGEAYFQASDKLKFTLGARYSHDDKLQVARAPILSFLVPFGLTDANQSPFLGLYDADASTAGNQANAVGRVKFGRLTGRLVADYQMTPNNLLYASYSRGYKSGGLNPPIDPSFNVSPTFKPESIDAFELGSKNTFAGGAVRLNLSAFYYNYKGLQLSRIVARTSVNDNTDAGIYGAEAEAVFKPTPDLLLNLTGSYLHTKIKGLSLVDPRDPSGGRSDAVIIKDLQGGANCVVSPAVAGVPAAAVNGFVGAVNGALGLNPPTPIPSTNTTGAFSLCSALQGAAANPSAALRTAFGVPAGPLPFLVNEGIAQNLSGNQLPQSPHWKVGGGAQYTLRLGNGMTLVPRADVNYTGSFYARSFNQPIDKVKGFTVVNAQVQLNGAADKWFVRAFVQNLTNNDAITGQFVADASSGLFTNVFTLEPRRFGAAIGVKF, via the coding sequence ATGACGCGTGCGCAATATCTGCTGGCCGGAGCCTCGCTCGCGGCGTTCGCTTTCGTAGCGCCGGCCGCGGCGCAGACCGTCCCCGAACCCCAGGCCGGCCCACCCGCCGGCACCGTCACCACCGGCGCCGGCGACAGCGCACCGCAGGGCAAGAGCGGCGACGCCACCAGCGGCACCAGCCAGAGCGCCACCCCCGGCCGGCCGAGCACCACCGACACCGGCGGCGACATCATCGTCACCGCCCAGCGCCGCTCCGAAGCGCTCCAGCAAGTGCCGATCTCGGTCTCGGCCTTCACCGGCCAGGCGCTCGAGCGGCAGCAAATCAGCAATGCCAGCGACCTTCAGCTGTCGCTGCCCAACGTCACCTTCACCAAGACCAACTTCACTTCGTCGAGCTTCACCATCCGCGGCATCGGCGACCTCTGCACCGGCTTCAGCTGCGACGCGGCGACCGGCATCCACGTCAACGACATGCCGCTCGTTTCCACCCGCCTGTTCGAGACCGAATATTTCGACCTCGAGCGGGTCGAGGTGCTGCGCGGTCCGCAGGGCACGCTGTTCGGCCGCAACGCGACCTCGGGCGTGGTCAACTTCATCACCGCGCGGCCCAACCTCAGCCGCGCGGCGGCCTCGGCCAGCGTCGAGGTCGGCAATTACCAGTCGGTCAAACTGAACGCGATGGTCAACCTGCCGCTGACCGACACGCTCGGCGTGCGCGTGGCGGGCTATCTGCTCGGCCGCGACGGCTACACGAAGAACCTGTTCGACAATTCGCGGATCGACGGGCGCGACCTGTGGGCGCTGCGCGGTTCGATCCGCTGGAAGCCGTCGGCGGGCACCACGCTCGACGTCATCGGCTATGCCTTTAACGAGGACGACGACCGCTCGCGCATCCAGAAGCAGCTCTGCCACCGCGACCCGACCGGCGTCCTGGGCTGCCTCCCCGACCGCCTCGCCAACGAAGTGGTCAACGGCAATTCGACCCTCTCGGCGACGCTCTCATCACGGCAGTTCATCAACGCTGCGGCCGGCTTCAACCCGCTGATCGCGAGCTTCGGGCTCGGCCTCACCAACTTGAACAGCGGGGTCGATCCCTTCTTCGGCGGGATCACCAACCCGTCCGACCTGCGCACCGTCAACGCCGACTTCAACCCGACCTACCGCGCGAAGGAATATTTCGTGATGGGCCGGCTCGAGCAGAATCTCGGCGACCAGTTCAGCGCCACGCTGACCGGCGGCTGGGCCAAGAACAGCGTCGACAGCCGCACCGACTACAACCTCCTCGCCGGCAACAGCCTCGCCGGCAATTCGGGCCTGGTAAACCTCTACGGCCTGAGCCTCGCCCCCGGCGCCGCCTTCCCGGGTGGGGTCAACCCGTTCACCAACGCGGTGCGGGCGCTGATCCCCAACGGTCCGCTCGGCAACATCTGCACCTCGGAAACCAACCTCAACTACACCGGCATCTACGGCGGCTTCACCAACCGCTGCACGCCCGGCAGCACAGACTACGACCGGTCGCAAAGCTACTACCGGCAATATTCGCTCGAGGGGCACATCGATTCCAACTTCAAGGGGCCGTTCAATTTCCTCTTGGGCGGCATCTATCTCGACGGCCGCTTCACCAACTCCAACTATTATGTCGCCAGCGCCGGCCTCGATTATGCCTCGGGCGTGCTCGGCGCGATCCAGGCGCTCGGCCAGCGCGCGGCGGGGGCGACCTTCCCCAACAGCTTCCTCGCCCCGCCCTTCTTCAACTCGGAGGTCAGCGACTTCCGCCTGAAGAGCTACGGCCTGTTCGGCGAGGCCTATTTCCAGGCCAGCGACAAATTGAAGTTCACGCTCGGCGCCCGCTACAGCCACGACGACAAATTGCAGGTGGCGCGCGCGCCGATCTTGAGCTTCCTCGTCCCCTTCGGCCTGACCGACGCCAACCAGTCGCCGTTCCTCGGCCTCTACGACGCCGACGCCTCGACCGCCGGCAACCAGGCCAATGCGGTCGGCCGGGTCAAGTTCGGGCGGCTCACCGGCCGGCTCGTCGCCGACTATCAGATGACGCCCAACAACCTGCTCTACGCGTCCTATTCGCGCGGCTATAAGTCGGGCGGCCTCAACCCGCCAATCGACCCCTCGTTCAACGTCTCGCCGACCTTCAAGCCCGAATCGATCGACGCGTTCGAGCTTGGCAGCAAGAACACCTTCGCCGGCGGCGCGGTGCGGCTCAACCTCTCGGCCTTCTACTACAACTACAAGGGCCTCCAGCTCAGCCGCATCGTCGCCCGCACCTCGGTCAACGACAACACCGACGCCGGTATCTACGGCGCCGAGGCGGAGGCGGTGTTCAAGCCGACGCCCGACTTGCTCCTCAACCTCACCGGCTCCTACCTCCACACCAAGATCAAGGGGTTGAGCCTGGTCGACCCGCGCGACCCGTCGGGCGGACGCAGCGACGCGGTGATCATCAAGGACCTCCAGGGCGGCGCCAATTGCGTCGTCTCGCCGGCTGTCGCGGGCGTGCCCGCGGCGGCGGTCAACGGCTTCGTCGGGGCGGTCAACGGCGCGCTCGGCCTCAATCCGCCGACCCCGATCCCCAGCACCAACACCACCGGCGCCTTCTCGCTCTGCTCGGCGCTGCAGGGCGCCGCGGCCAACCCGTCGGCGGCGCTGCGCACGGCCTTCGGCGTTCCTGCCGGCCCGCTCCCCTTCCTCGTCAACGAAGGCATCGCGCAGAATCTCAGCGGCAACCAGCTGCCCCAGTCGCCGCACTGGAAGGTCGGCGGCGGCGCGCAATATACGCTGCGGCTCGGCAACGGGATGACGCTCGTCCCCCGTGCCGACGTCAACTATACGGGCAGCTTCTACGCGCGCAGCTTCAACCAGCCGATCGACAAGGTAAAGGGCTTCACCGTGGTCAACGCGCAGGTCCAGCTGAACGGCGCCGCCGACAAGTGGTTCGTCCGCGCCTTCGTCCAGAACCTCACCAACAACGACGCGATCACCGGCCAGTTCGTCGCCGACGCGTCGTCGGGCCTGTTCACCAACGTCTTCACCCTCGAGCCGCGGCGCTTCGGCGCGGCGATCGGCGTGAAGTTCTGA
- a CDS encoding DUF2141 domain-containing protein, which produces MIRLALLAAAAFVSSAATGPGVSELTVKLDGLRNAKGVVHVCLTGDAQRFLDCQKVPGSVGRTVPAGQAARVVLGRVPAGTYALLVIHDENANGKLDMTFGIPREGFGFSTNPAMRPRPPRWDEIRFVLPAGTVTETIRMRYVL; this is translated from the coding sequence ATGATCCGCCTCGCCCTCCTCGCCGCCGCCGCCTTCGTCTCCAGTGCGGCGACGGGGCCGGGGGTGAGCGAGCTGACGGTCAAGCTCGACGGGCTGCGCAACGCCAAGGGGGTGGTGCACGTCTGCCTGACCGGCGATGCGCAGCGCTTCCTCGATTGCCAGAAGGTGCCCGGCAGTGTCGGGCGGACGGTGCCGGCGGGGCAGGCGGCGCGGGTGGTGCTCGGGCGGGTGCCGGCGGGGACCTATGCGTTGCTGGTGATCCATGACGAGAATGCCAACGGCAAGCTCGACATGACCTTCGGTATTCCGCGCGAGGGGTTCGGTTTCTCGACCAATCCGGCGATGCGGCCGCGGCCGCCGCGGTGGGACGAGATCCGCTTCGTGCTGCCGGCGGGGACCGTCACCGAGACGATCCGGATGCGCTACGTGCTTTGA